In the Populus trichocarpa isolate Nisqually-1 chromosome 1, P.trichocarpa_v4.1, whole genome shotgun sequence genome, one interval contains:
- the LOC18094321 gene encoding uncharacterized protein LOC18094321, producing the protein MGNWRNRPSRRFFNKTSTTYSYDYPESPPHSSFVDDGIPSWEKKFCSLIGSVPWRKVVDAKKYMYCHGNILNWDDSAGEEAFHNAKKRFWAEINGVSCGISPPDPNLFIDEIKWNAYIDPEVIKDLEQDLFVPDEGDTGGKVGRKNKKRRNFVSIPSNGCYENTDDVKNPWESNNNTQSSLSLIDKAKSWNQWDSDINKSSNLNKVDNPWERGFSQESEAVKGKTWGVCGNKSWGWNHSGNHVDQSNDWNNNSNPWQHSRQGVDPANDKGWGNLRDSSRGYNQHESRKWNNDCKSSGNGFFQGSGASKDRKWEDNGSNSQGWKQWDNYGKNTKGLDFRKHGGGWETRNEGSWQREGAHQHITGYESTRFQGDGFQTGHSWSGGRTKRRVSFAFE; encoded by the exons ATGGGAAATTGGAGAAATCGTCCATCACGTAGATTCTTTAACAAAACATCAACAACGTATTCTTATGACTACCCTGAATCTCCTCCTCACTCAA GCTTTGTTGATGATGGTATTCCTTCATGGGAAAAGAAGTTCTGCTCTTTGATTGGATCAGTACCGTGGCGGAAGGTTGTAGATGCTAAGAAGTATATGTATTGCCATGGTAACATACTCAATTGGGATGACTCAGCAGGTGAAGAGGCATTTCATAATGCTAAAAAACGCTTCTGGGCAGAGATCAATGGTGTCTCTTGTGGCATCTCTCCACCTgatccaaatttatttattgatgaaataaagTGGAATGCCTACATTGATCCTGAAGTCATCAAGGACTTGGAACAAGATCTCTTTGTCCCTGATGAGGGAGATACAGGTGGCAAGGTAGGgcgtaaaaacaaaaaaagaaggaactTTGTCTCCATTCCTTCAAATGGGTGTTATGAGAATACAGATGATGTTAAAAATCCTTGGGAAAGTAATAACAATACGCAAAGCAGCTTGTCTTTGATTGATAAAGCGAAGAGCTGGAACCAATGGGATTCTGATATCAACAAATCCAGTAATTTAAATAAGGTTGATAACCCCTGGGAGCGTGGCTTTTCTCAGGAATCTGAAGCTGTGAAGGGCAAGACATGGGGTGTCTGTGGTAATAAATCATGGGGATGGAATCATAGTGGAAACCATGTCGATCAATCAAATGATTGGAATAACAACAGTAACCCTTGGCAGCATAGCCGTCAAGGAGTTGACCCTGCAAATGACAAAGGGTGGGGCAATTTGAGGGATAGTTCTCGGGGCTATAACCAGCATGAATCAAGGAAATGGAATAATGACTGCAAATCTTCGGGAAACGGATTTTTTCAGGGTAGTGGAGCTTCTAAAGATAGAAAATGGGAAGACAACGGCAGCAATTCACAGGGTTGGAAACAGTGGGATAATTATGGTAAAAATACAAAAGGTTTAGATTTCAGAAAACATGGTGGTGGTTGGGAAACCCGGAATGAGGGTTCCTGGCAGAGGGAAGGTGCTCACCAACATATAACTGGCTATGAAAGCACAAGGTTTCAAGGGGATGGTTTTCAAACAGGTCATTCCTGGAGTGGAGGAAGAACTAAGAGGAGGGTTAGTTTTGCTTTTGAATAG
- the LOC112323520 gene encoding glycine-rich cell wall structural protein isoform X1: protein MASKLLLFLLFSALVCSTSARKLVDGKGSFEDEKTFFHAPKFGGGLGGGDGGWLGGGGLGGGTGFGGGAGGGAGGGLGGGGGGGFGGGGGGGIGGGAGSGFGGGFGAGGGLGGGGGGGGGGGGGGGFGGGGGGGLGGGAGGGFGGGAGGGLGGGWP from the coding sequence ATGGCTTCTAAATTGCTtctgtttttgctttttagtGCTCTAGTTTGCTCCACCAGTGCTAGGAAACTAGTAGATGGAAAGGGTTCTTTTGAGGACGAGAAAACTTTTTTTCACGCCCCCAAGTTTGGTGGAGGCCTAGGCGGCGGTGATGGAGGTTGGTTAGGAGGTGGAGGATTAGGTGGTGGAACTGGATTTGGTGGGGGTGCTGGTGGTGGGGCTGGAGGTGGATTAGGaggcggtggtggtggtggatttggaggtggtggaggaggaggaattGGTGGGGGTGCCGGTAGCGGTTTCGGTGGCGGGTTTGGAGCTGGTGGTGGCcttggaggtggaggtggaggtggaggtggaggtggaggtggaggaggatttggaggaggaggaggtggtggacTTGGTGGTGGAGCTGGTGGTG